The Dokdonella koreensis DS-123 genome has a segment encoding these proteins:
- a CDS encoding Hpt domain-containing protein yields MKLQDDIEFTSLGWIKHELDSTLRQAQEALEAYVDTPADSSLMRICGGHLHQVQGTLRMIELYGAALVVEEMEQLVQALLDGTIGERDEAYTVLMRGVVQLPDYLERLQGGHKDIPIVLLPLLNDLRACRGQKLLSESALFAPDMAVALPAGAAGAMQPLPLDQQRQAASRLRLAYQASLLRWFRGEDEAAALQRLLGVLDRLRELSSRVEPRRLWWVAAAVVEALQDRALDVSVALKLLFGRIDLEIKRFADAGEDALHERAPRELLQNLLYYVANSGGRGSRVEEVRTTYQLDGLLPSAREVEHAQGAMTGHNRNLLDTVSAAIKDDLLRVKEVLDIFLRTRDADPAALGAQTEILDRVGDTLGMLGLGVPRRVVGEQRQIIDEIASGKRPVDESNLLDVAGALLYVEASLDDHIERLGAGGPGEEDGIEGKELPRAEVRKILDALMREAAINIQQAKHDIVAFIESPWDHSRVELIPRLLEEIAGALRMLGLDAASDLMPGVVRFVEVELIRHRRIPTVEQMDKLADALASIEYYLEATREQRSGRERILDVTRDSLASLGYWPVPPPADEPAAPGTGVEDAAATGAAPEPHAAVASGHADGAAPVEDFVALELDTAVEIAPGDDLRDLILGETHTPEPHRHEMAGLRLVDTAAPPAADGQTWIEIEEEIEEELPAVEPLALGFQSMASEDIDDDIRDVFLDEVQDEIDSLQQVLPTWSGNLANLDAVKTIRRSFHTLKGSGRLVGALTLGEFSWKIENMLNRVLDRSIEPSRAVFALASTAIQTLPDLLAALRGEAAALVDLAGIMDTADRLAAGEEAWLPPATTRRSVKRTVRRRVPAVWPHRDETPDAQGASGDATASAPPPAAAPAIDPVLYEILRNETDTHLETVETWLAAGDPPRPTPDDPVQRAVHTLHGAIAMVDIPALTAVLGPLEGYLKRLGAEARPLPPEGRLALGEACRITREVIARIGVGNLAVPDTAGLADRLARLRDALPEPSFDLLHAGLDDVTPEVATTATPDEDIVLETVPDADDGAGEAEPEADTARDAAELHDFTDILIAQFGDQATPDAGPSAEASTEAPGIGASQLEAFLAADPTQVHAVTPPSPAYEAGDRPATGDTLADEIQQLLAESAEAPLFSDDLPAGPPVAAASDDATAAHDDIGTAADAPSWQSLPAEPPIEPQPDELPAFASDPVAAIEPVEPPAGVVAPAEPVADAAPAHAGRAWWDAERETPAIAEDAQPEGALALEDTDEDLLEIFVQEASDILDHSDALVARLHETPEAFDLLSGLQRDLHTLKGGARMAGLTPIGDLSHAMESLLETIHAGTRRMDRAAIESFERGFDRLHGLVQRVGQRQAIAMPHHAIARFEHLAAGQPLAPATADAPAPAVPAAPRAPVPAPAAAPFVAEDDETMRAPQEMIRVRSELVDSLVNYAGEVSIYRSRLEQQIASFRFNLVEFEQTVNRLREQLRKLEIETEAQIIARYQRENEESGAATFDPLELDRFSQLQQYSRALGESVSDLVSIQGLFDELTRQSETLLLQQSRVSSDLHEGLMRTRMVTFDSLVPTLRRTLRQAAQELGKRAQLRVEGAQGEMDRNLLERMKAPFEHMLRNALAHGIESPEQRQATAKPAEGTVNIALSREATEVVLKVSDDGRGLDLPAIRRRAIERGLLKPDAQLSDRDLQGFILESGFSTTDQITQLAGRGVGMDVVASEIKQLGGTLAIESQAGRGTAFTIRLPFTLAVTQAILVRLGEATYAIPMSSVQGVVRIDREELRGRLLAGNTRYGFGGEDFHFHDLSHLLGVPGGRNIDDTQLPLLMTRTGDQRAAIRVDAVIGSREVVVKSVGPQISSIPGIFGATIMGDGSVVMILDLAPLVRRAVALREDLGADGSTVLPDLMIPEAQAEVRQQPLVMVVDDSITMRKVTTRVLERANLEVVTAKDGLDAVEKLQDRVPDLMLLDIEMPRMDGYELATYMRNDTRLREVPIIMITSRTGEKHRQRALELGVQRYLGKPYQEADLMQNVVEVLRLDP; encoded by the coding sequence ATGAAGCTGCAAGACGACATCGAATTCACGAGCCTCGGCTGGATCAAGCACGAGCTGGACTCGACCCTGCGCCAGGCGCAGGAGGCGCTGGAGGCCTACGTCGACACGCCGGCCGACAGCAGCCTGATGCGCATCTGTGGCGGGCACCTGCACCAGGTGCAGGGCACGCTGCGGATGATCGAGCTGTACGGCGCGGCGCTGGTCGTGGAGGAGATGGAGCAACTGGTCCAGGCCCTGCTCGACGGCACCATCGGCGAGCGCGACGAGGCCTACACGGTGCTGATGCGCGGCGTCGTGCAGCTGCCGGACTACCTGGAACGCCTGCAGGGCGGTCACAAGGACATCCCGATCGTCCTGCTGCCGCTGCTGAACGACCTGCGCGCCTGCCGCGGCCAGAAGCTGCTGTCCGAGTCGGCGCTGTTCGCGCCGGACATGGCGGTCGCGCTGCCCGCCGGCGCTGCCGGTGCGATGCAGCCGCTGCCGCTGGACCAGCAGCGCCAGGCCGCCTCGCGCCTGCGGCTGGCCTACCAGGCCAGCCTGCTGCGCTGGTTCCGCGGCGAGGACGAGGCGGCGGCGCTGCAGCGCCTGCTCGGCGTGCTCGACCGCCTGCGCGAGCTGTCCAGCCGCGTCGAACCGCGCCGGCTCTGGTGGGTGGCGGCCGCGGTCGTCGAAGCGCTGCAGGACCGCGCGCTCGACGTCAGCGTCGCGCTGAAGCTGCTGTTCGGCCGCATCGACCTGGAGATCAAGCGGTTCGCCGATGCCGGCGAGGACGCCCTGCACGAGCGCGCCCCGCGCGAGCTGCTGCAGAACCTCCTGTACTACGTCGCCAATTCCGGCGGCCGCGGCAGCCGTGTCGAGGAGGTCCGCACCACCTACCAGCTCGACGGCCTGCTGCCGAGCGCGCGCGAGGTCGAGCACGCCCAGGGGGCGATGACCGGGCACAACCGCAACCTCCTCGATACCGTCTCGGCGGCGATCAAGGACGACCTGCTGCGGGTCAAGGAGGTCCTCGACATCTTCCTGCGCACGCGCGATGCCGACCCGGCCGCACTCGGCGCCCAGACCGAGATCCTCGATCGCGTCGGCGACACGCTCGGCATGCTCGGCCTCGGCGTACCGCGGCGCGTGGTCGGCGAGCAGCGCCAGATCATCGACGAGATCGCCAGCGGCAAGCGGCCGGTCGACGAGAGCAACCTGCTGGACGTCGCCGGCGCGCTGCTCTACGTCGAGGCTTCGCTCGACGACCACATCGAACGGCTCGGCGCCGGCGGCCCCGGCGAAGAGGACGGCATCGAGGGCAAGGAGCTGCCGCGTGCCGAGGTGCGCAAGATCCTCGACGCGCTGATGCGCGAGGCGGCGATCAACATCCAGCAGGCCAAGCACGACATCGTCGCGTTCATCGAGTCGCCCTGGGACCACAGCCGCGTCGAGCTGATCCCGCGCCTGCTCGAGGAAATCGCCGGCGCCCTGCGCATGCTGGGCCTGGACGCGGCCTCCGACCTGATGCCGGGCGTCGTGCGCTTCGTCGAGGTCGAGCTGATCCGCCACCGGCGGATCCCGACCGTCGAGCAGATGGACAAGCTGGCCGATGCGCTGGCCTCGATCGAGTACTACCTGGAGGCGACCCGCGAGCAGCGCAGCGGCCGCGAGCGCATCCTCGACGTCACCCGCGACAGCCTCGCCTCGCTCGGCTACTGGCCGGTCCCGCCGCCGGCGGACGAACCGGCTGCGCCGGGCACCGGCGTCGAGGATGCCGCGGCCACCGGCGCGGCGCCGGAACCGCATGCGGCGGTCGCGAGCGGCCATGCCGACGGTGCGGCACCGGTCGAGGACTTCGTCGCACTGGAACTCGATACCGCGGTGGAGATCGCGCCCGGCGACGACCTGCGCGACCTGATCCTCGGCGAGACCCACACGCCCGAACCGCACCGCCACGAGATGGCCGGGTTGCGCCTGGTCGACACCGCCGCCCCACCTGCCGCGGACGGGCAGACCTGGATCGAGATCGAAGAGGAAATCGAGGAAGAGCTTCCGGCCGTCGAGCCGCTGGCGCTCGGCTTCCAGAGCATGGCCTCCGAGGACATCGACGACGACATCCGCGACGTCTTCCTCGACGAGGTGCAGGACGAGATCGACAGCCTGCAGCAGGTGCTTCCGACCTGGAGCGGCAACCTAGCCAATCTCGACGCCGTCAAGACGATCCGGCGCTCGTTCCACACGCTGAAAGGGTCCGGCCGCCTGGTCGGCGCACTGACGCTGGGCGAGTTCAGCTGGAAGATCGAGAACATGCTCAACCGGGTGCTCGATCGCTCGATCGAGCCCTCGCGCGCGGTGTTCGCGCTGGCCAGCACGGCGATCCAGACGCTGCCGGACCTGCTCGCCGCGCTGCGCGGCGAGGCGGCCGCGCTGGTCGACCTGGCCGGCATCATGGACACCGCCGACCGCCTCGCCGCCGGCGAGGAAGCCTGGTTGCCGCCGGCCACGACACGACGCAGCGTCAAGCGCACCGTGCGCCGCCGCGTACCCGCGGTATGGCCGCATCGCGACGAGACACCGGATGCGCAGGGCGCTTCCGGCGATGCCACCGCTTCCGCGCCGCCGCCCGCGGCTGCGCCCGCCATCGACCCGGTCCTGTACGAGATCCTGCGCAACGAGACCGATACCCACCTGGAGACGGTGGAGACCTGGCTGGCGGCCGGCGACCCGCCGCGTCCGACGCCGGACGACCCGGTGCAGCGCGCGGTGCACACCCTTCACGGCGCGATCGCGATGGTAGACATCCCGGCGCTGACCGCCGTGCTGGGACCGCTGGAAGGTTATCTGAAGCGCCTCGGCGCCGAAGCCCGGCCGCTGCCGCCGGAAGGCCGCCTGGCGCTCGGCGAGGCCTGCCGCATCACGCGCGAGGTCATCGCGCGGATCGGCGTCGGCAACCTGGCCGTGCCCGATACCGCCGGGCTCGCCGATCGCCTGGCCCGCCTGCGCGATGCCCTGCCGGAACCGAGCTTCGACCTGCTGCATGCCGGCCTCGACGATGTGACTCCCGAGGTCGCGACGACCGCCACCCCGGACGAGGACATCGTCCTGGAAACGGTTCCGGACGCCGACGACGGCGCCGGGGAGGCCGAGCCCGAGGCCGACACGGCCCGGGACGCCGCGGAACTGCATGATTTCACCGACATCCTGATCGCCCAGTTCGGCGATCAGGCCACCCCGGACGCCGGCCCGTCGGCCGAGGCGTCCACCGAGGCACCCGGTATCGGCGCCTCGCAGCTGGAAGCGTTCCTGGCCGCGGATCCGACGCAGGTACACGCCGTCACCCCGCCATCACCGGCCTACGAGGCCGGCGACCGGCCGGCGACGGGCGACACGCTCGCCGACGAGATCCAGCAGCTCCTGGCCGAATCGGCCGAAGCCCCCCTCTTCTCCGACGACCTGCCGGCCGGACCGCCGGTCGCGGCGGCATCCGATGACGCCACCGCAGCGCACGATGACATCGGCACCGCGGCCGATGCGCCGTCGTGGCAGTCGCTGCCCGCGGAACCGCCGATCGAGCCGCAGCCGGACGAGCTGCCGGCCTTCGCGTCCGATCCGGTGGCGGCGATCGAACCGGTGGAACCGCCTGCCGGCGTCGTCGCACCGGCCGAGCCGGTCGCGGACGCGGCTCCCGCACACGCCGGGCGGGCCTGGTGGGATGCCGAGCGCGAGACGCCGGCGATCGCCGAGGACGCGCAGCCGGAAGGCGCGCTCGCGCTGGAGGACACCGACGAGGACCTGCTGGAGATCTTCGTCCAGGAAGCCAGCGACATCCTCGATCATTCCGACGCGCTGGTCGCGCGCCTGCACGAGACGCCCGAGGCGTTCGACCTGCTCTCCGGCCTGCAACGCGACCTGCACACGCTCAAGGGCGGTGCGCGGATGGCCGGCCTGACGCCGATCGGCGACCTCAGCCACGCGATGGAATCGCTGCTCGAGACCATCCATGCCGGCACCCGGCGCATGGACCGCGCGGCGATCGAATCCTTCGAGCGCGGCTTCGACCGCCTGCACGGCCTGGTGCAGCGCGTCGGCCAGCGCCAGGCGATCGCGATGCCGCATCATGCGATCGCCCGCTTCGAGCACCTGGCCGCCGGCCAGCCGCTGGCACCGGCGACGGCGGACGCCCCGGCACCGGCGGTACCCGCTGCGCCGCGGGCACCGGTGCCCGCGCCGGCCGCCGCTCCGTTCGTCGCCGAAGACGACGAGACGATGCGCGCGCCGCAGGAAATGATCCGCGTACGTTCCGAGCTGGTCGACTCGCTGGTCAACTACGCCGGCGAGGTGTCGATCTATCGCTCGCGCCTGGAGCAGCAGATCGCCTCGTTCCGCTTCAACCTGGTCGAGTTCGAGCAGACGGTCAACCGCCTGCGCGAGCAGCTGCGCAAGCTGGAGATCGAGACCGAGGCGCAGATCATCGCCCGCTACCAGCGCGAGAACGAGGAGAGCGGCGCCGCCACCTTCGACCCGCTGGAACTGGACCGCTTCTCGCAGCTGCAGCAGTACTCGCGCGCGCTCGGTGAGTCGGTGTCGGACCTGGTGTCGATCCAGGGCCTGTTCGACGAGCTGACCCGCCAGTCCGAAACGCTGCTGTTGCAGCAGTCGCGCGTCAGCTCGGACCTGCACGAAGGCCTGATGCGCACGCGCATGGTCACGTTCGATTCGCTGGTCCCCACGCTGCGCCGCACCCTGCGGCAGGCCGCGCAGGAACTGGGCAAGCGCGCGCAGCTGCGCGTGGAAGGCGCCCAGGGCGAAATGGACCGCAACCTGCTCGAGCGCATGAAGGCGCCGTTCGAGCACATGCTGCGCAATGCGCTGGCGCACGGCATCGAGTCGCCCGAGCAGCGCCAGGCCACCGCGAAGCCGGCCGAGGGCACCGTCAACATCGCGCTCAGCCGCGAAGCGACGGAAGTCGTCCTGAAGGTGTCCGACGACGGCCGCGGCCTGGACCTGCCGGCGATCCGCCGGCGCGCGATCGAGCGCGGCCTGCTCAAGCCCGACGCGCAGCTCTCCGATCGCGACCTGCAGGGCTTCATCCTCGAGAGCGGCTTCTCGACCACCGACCAGATCACCCAGCTGGCCGGCCGCGGCGTCGGCATGGACGTGGTCGCCAGCGAGATCAAGCAGCTCGGCGGCACCCTGGCGATCGAATCGCAGGCCGGCCGCGGCACCGCCTTCACGATCCGCCTGCCGTTCACGCTCGCGGTCACCCAGGCGATCCTGGTACGGCTGGGCGAGGCCACCTATGCGATCCCGATGTCCTCGGTGCAAGGCGTGGTGCGGATCGACCGCGAGGAGCTGCGTGGGCGGCTGCTGGCCGGCAATACGCGCTACGGCTTCGGCGGCGAGGATTTCCACTTCCACGACCTGTCGCACCTGCTGGGCGTTCCCGGCGGGCGCAACATCGACGACACCCAGTTGCCGTTGCTGATGACGCGCACCGGCGACCAGCGCGCCGCGATCCGCGTCGACGCCGTCATCGGCTCGCGCGAGGTGGTCGTCAAGTCGGTCGGACCGCAGATCAGCTCGATCCCGGGCATCTTCGGCGCGACGATCATGGGCGACGGTTCGGTCGTGATGATCCTGGACCTGGCGCCGCTGGTCCGCCGCGCGGTCGCCCTGCGCGAGGACCTGGGCGCCGACGGCAGCACCGTGCTGCCCGACCTGATGATCCCCGAGGCGCAGGCCGAGGTACGCCAGCAGCCGCTGGTCATGGTCGTCGATGATTCGATCACGATGCGCAAGGTCACCACGCGCGTGCTCGAACGCGCGAACCTGGAAGTCGTCACCGCGAAGGATGGCCTGGATGCGGTCGAGAAGCTGCAGGACCGCGTCCCCGACCTCATGCTGCTCGACATCGAGATGCCGCGCATGGACGGCTACGAGCTGGCCACCTACATGCGCAACGACACCCGGCTGCGCGAGGTACCGATCATCATGATCACCTCGCGTACCGGCGAGAAGCATCGCCAGCGCGCGCTCGAACTGGGCGTGCAGCGCTACCTCGGCAAGCCGTACCAGGAGGCCGACCTGATGCAGAACGTCGTCGAGGTGCTGAGGCTCGATCCGTGA
- a CDS encoding methyl-accepting chemotaxis protein yields the protein MSTTSGTLAAKERSGNWWQIVLLGLLLAFVIFNFGWMYIKNGQDRQAVAYTTEIQVKSQELAKFASEAAGGNLDAFNQLDARRKEIDARVRYLNDGNPETGMPGYKDEEGASAALLKLTEGWRVLAAKAAGILSRKELVLDATATAGDFNTRMPVLNSRMNEVVNILTDRNAPASQVYISARQMLLADRMMRRLQEILAGGQSEAAVGGFQRDARLYGTVLSGLINGAPELSIRPLDNANARTILDDVNEQWGMLGNPVQRIIDAGPGIDEVKAASIDASNESGNVLLRAAELATAIERLPNERMLPNPIIGAVAGVASLLMLLVLGFSLIRDQQKRYHVTAELNHRNQEAILRLLDEMGSLAEGDLTVKATVTEDITGAIADSVNFAVEALRSLVTTINETAVQVAAAAQETQATAMHLAEAAEHQAQQITSASAAVNEIAVSIDEVSRNSSESADVAQRSVAIATKGVTVVRQTIDGMDSIRDQIQETSKRIKRLGESSQEIGSIVELINDIAEQTNILALNAAIQAASAGEAGRGFAVVADEVQRLAERSAGATKRIETLVQTIQSDTNEAVSSMEQTTAEVVSGARMAEDAGLALGEIEKVSNDLAELIQNISTAARQQSMAATNISATMNVIQEITTQTSVGASQTAESIGNLAELAADLRRSVADFKLPG from the coding sequence ATGAGCACTACTAGCGGCACCCTGGCGGCGAAGGAACGGAGCGGCAACTGGTGGCAGATCGTCCTGCTGGGCCTGCTGCTGGCGTTCGTGATCTTCAACTTCGGCTGGATGTACATCAAGAACGGTCAGGACCGCCAGGCGGTGGCCTACACGACCGAGATCCAGGTCAAGTCGCAGGAGCTGGCCAAGTTCGCCTCCGAGGCGGCCGGTGGCAACCTCGACGCGTTCAACCAGCTCGACGCGCGGCGCAAGGAGATCGACGCCCGCGTGCGCTACCTCAACGACGGCAACCCGGAAACGGGCATGCCCGGCTACAAGGACGAGGAAGGCGCATCGGCGGCGCTGCTCAAGCTGACCGAGGGCTGGCGCGTGCTGGCGGCGAAGGCGGCCGGCATCCTGAGCCGCAAGGAACTGGTGCTCGACGCGACCGCCACCGCCGGTGACTTCAACACCCGCATGCCGGTGCTGAACTCGCGCATGAACGAGGTCGTCAACATCCTGACCGACCGCAACGCGCCGGCCTCGCAGGTGTACATCTCGGCACGCCAGATGCTGCTGGCCGACCGCATGATGCGCCGCCTGCAGGAAATCCTGGCAGGCGGTCAGAGCGAGGCGGCGGTCGGCGGCTTCCAGCGCGACGCCCGGCTCTACGGCACGGTCCTCTCCGGCTTGATCAACGGCGCGCCGGAGCTGTCGATCCGTCCGCTCGACAACGCCAACGCGCGCACCATCCTCGACGACGTCAACGAGCAGTGGGGCATGCTCGGCAATCCGGTCCAGCGCATCATCGACGCCGGTCCCGGCATCGACGAGGTCAAGGCGGCCTCGATCGACGCGTCCAACGAGAGCGGCAACGTGCTGCTGCGCGCCGCGGAGCTCGCCACCGCGATCGAGCGGCTGCCGAACGAGCGGATGCTGCCCAATCCGATCATCGGCGCCGTGGCCGGCGTGGCCTCGCTGCTGATGCTGCTCGTCCTCGGCTTCAGCCTGATCCGCGACCAGCAGAAGCGCTACCACGTCACCGCCGAGCTCAACCACCGCAACCAGGAGGCGATCCTGCGCCTGCTCGACGAGATGGGCTCGCTGGCCGAAGGCGACCTGACCGTCAAGGCCACCGTCACCGAGGACATCACCGGCGCGATCGCCGACTCGGTCAACTTCGCGGTCGAGGCGCTGCGCTCGCTGGTGACCACGATCAACGAGACCGCCGTGCAGGTGGCCGCCGCAGCCCAGGAAACCCAGGCCACGGCGATGCACCTGGCCGAAGCCGCCGAGCACCAGGCGCAGCAGATCACCTCGGCCTCGGCCGCGGTCAACGAGATCGCCGTCTCGATCGACGAGGTCTCGCGCAACTCCTCCGAGAGCGCGGACGTCGCCCAGCGCTCGGTGGCGATCGCCACCAAGGGCGTGACCGTGGTGCGCCAGACGATCGACGGCATGGACTCGATCCGCGACCAGATCCAGGAGACCTCCAAGCGGATCAAGCGCCTGGGCGAATCCTCGCAGGAGATCGGCTCGATCGTGGAACTGATCAACGACATCGCCGAGCAGACCAATATCCTGGCGCTCAATGCGGCGATCCAGGCGGCTTCGGCCGGCGAGGCCGGCCGCGGCTTCGCGGTGGTCGCCGACGAAGTGCAGCGGCTGGCCGAACGCTCGGCCGGCGCGACCAAGCGAATCGAGACCCTGGTCCAGACGATTCAGTCGGACACCAACGAGGCGGTCAGCTCGATGGAGCAGACCACCGCCGAGGTGGTTTCCGGGGCCCGGATGGCCGAGGACGCGGGCCTGGCGCTCGGCGAGATCGAGAAGGTGTCCAACGACCTGGCCGAGCTGATCCAGAACATCTCGACGGCGGCGCGCCAGCAGTCGATGGCGGCGACCAACATCTCGGCCACGATGAACGTCATTCAGGAAATCACGACGCAGACCTCGGTCGGCGCCAGCCAGACCGCCGAATCGATCGGCAACCTGGCCGAACTCGCCGCCGACCTGCGGCGGTCGGTCGCGGACTTCAAGCTGCCGGGCTGA
- a CDS encoding chemotaxis protein CheW yields the protein MSTPANAFFSPFEALAEYERRSLAHAAGAPEQAEAPGLWRGIGFRVGQRYLASTIGEVNEILTLPPIAIVPGTRSWLLGVANVRGSLVPVIDLKDFVEGTSTHLTENSRVLVVRQQAGRVGLLVDEVLGQRSFADELRSQAIGEDDPRYERFVRERVPLGEVLWGMFSMAALVRAPEFQQAAA from the coding sequence ATGTCCACGCCCGCCAACGCCTTCTTCAGTCCGTTCGAGGCCCTGGCCGAGTACGAGCGGCGCAGCCTGGCCCACGCCGCCGGCGCGCCCGAGCAGGCCGAGGCACCGGGCCTGTGGCGCGGTATCGGCTTCCGCGTCGGCCAGCGCTACCTCGCCAGCACGATCGGCGAGGTCAACGAGATCCTGACGCTGCCGCCGATCGCGATCGTGCCGGGCACCCGCTCGTGGCTGCTCGGCGTGGCGAACGTGCGCGGCAGCCTGGTGCCGGTGATCGACCTGAAGGATTTCGTCGAGGGAACGTCCACCCACCTCACCGAGAACAGCCGCGTGCTGGTCGTGCGCCAGCAGGCCGGCCGCGTCGGCCTGCTGGTCGACGAGGTGCTCGGGCAGCGCAGCTTCGCCGACGAACTGCGCAGCCAGGCGATCGGGGAGGACGATCCGCGCTACGAGCGCTTCGTCCGCGAGCGCGTGCCGCTGGGCGAGGTGCTGTGGGGCATGTTCAGCATGGCCGCGCTGGTGCGCGCACCCGAGTTCCAGCAAGCGGCGGCGTGA
- a CDS encoding response regulator, with amino-acid sequence MAHIFIIDDSPTEIRVLTGFLEKAGHRVSSAPSAEEGIAQVRRARPDLVIMDIIMPGMNGFQATRQLSRDTATSDIPIVMVTTKSMETDRIWALRQGAKAFMTKPVGEKELLGQIDGLLSA; translated from the coding sequence ATGGCACACATTTTCATCATCGACGATTCGCCGACGGAGATCCGTGTGCTCACGGGCTTCCTCGAGAAAGCCGGTCACCGGGTCAGCAGCGCGCCCAGTGCCGAGGAAGGAATCGCCCAGGTGCGCCGCGCACGGCCCGACCTGGTGATCATGGACATCATCATGCCGGGCATGAACGGCTTCCAGGCGACGCGCCAGCTGAGCCGGGACACCGCCACGTCGGACATCCCGATCGTCATGGTGACCACCAAGTCGATGGAAACCGACCGCATCTGGGCGCTGCGCCAGGGCGCCAAGGCGTTCATGACCAAGCCGGTCGGCGAGAAGGAACTGCTCGGCCAGATCGACGGCCTGCTGTCGGCCTAG
- a CDS encoding response regulator translates to MVIDDSKTIRRTAETLLRKEGCNVITATDGFEALAKISDQQPHIIFVDIMMPRLDGYQTCALIKNNQLFKSTPVIMLSSKDGLFDKARGRIVGSEQYLTKPFTREELLGAIRRHVDLK, encoded by the coding sequence ATGGTCATCGATGACTCCAAGACCATCCGCCGTACCGCCGAGACCCTGCTCCGCAAGGAAGGCTGCAACGTCATCACCGCCACCGACGGCTTCGAGGCGCTGGCGAAGATCTCCGACCAGCAGCCGCACATCATCTTCGTCGACATCATGATGCCGCGCCTGGACGGCTATCAGACCTGTGCGTTGATCAAGAACAACCAGTTGTTCAAGTCCACGCCGGTCATCATGCTCTCGTCGAAGGACGGCCTGTTCGACAAGGCCCGCGGTCGCATCGTGGGGTCCGAGCAATACCTGACCAAACCGTTCACCCGCGAGGAACTGCTGGGCGCGATCCGCCGGCACGTGGACCTCAAATGA